The genomic DNA CCGCCACGGCTACACACTCGTCTCCAGAATGCGCCACACCAACTCGGGGAAATCCATCCCCCTCGCCTGGGCCGCCATGGGCACCAGGCTGTGATCCGTCATGCCGGGCACGGTGTTCACTTCCAGCAGCCAGGGCCGGCCCGCACCGTCCACCATAAAATCCACCCGGCCCCAGCCGGAGGCCGCCACGGCGTCGAAGGCCGCCAGACACAAGGCCGCGAATTCTCGTTCCTGCATCGGCGGCAGACCGGCGGGGCAGTGATAGCGGGTGTCATTGCGTTCATACTTGGCCGCGTAGTCGTAAAAAGGCGCCGCCGGTTCCAGGCGGATCAGGGGCAGCACCTCGCGCCCCAGCACCGCCGCGGTGTATTCCTCCCCCTCAATCCAGGGTTCGGCCATCACCGGACTGGCGAAGCGCGTCGCGGCCACGTAGGCGGGCAGCAGCTGCTCAGTGCGCGTCACTTTGGTGGTGCCCAGGCTGGAGCCCTCCAACGCCGGCTTCACCGCCATGGGCAGCCCCAGCTCCCCCGCCACCGCCGCGGCGTCAAAGCCCTCGCCCAGCACCCGCCACGGCGGCGTGGGCAAACCTCCCGCCAACCAGATTTGTTTGCAGCGCAGCTTGTCCATGGCCAGCGCGGAGCCCAGCACGCCGCTGCCGGTGTAGGGCAGACCCAGGGTCTCCAGCGCCCCCTGCACCGTGCCATCCTCGCCGCCGCGGCCGTGCAGCACGATGAAGGCCCGGTCGAAGCGGCCCGCCAGCAACTGCGGCACCAGATCCGCACCGGCGTCGATGCCGTGGGCATCCACACCTCGCGTGCGCAGGGCGGCCAGCACAGCCGCGCCGCTTTTCAGCGACACTTCGCGCTCCGCCGAGCGCCCGCCCAGGAGCACGGCAACTTTGCCGAAAACGGTGGGATCAGCAGCCATCGCCCGCCCCTTGCCGCGCACCCGTGATCACCACTTCCCGCTGCAGCGCGACGCCTTCCCGGGCGGCAACGGTGGCGGCCACGTACTCGATCAGGTCTTCGATGTCCGCCGCCGTGGCGGCGCCGGTATTGATGATGAAATTGGCGTGCTTATCCGCCACGCAGGCCCCGCCGACGCAATGGCCTTTCAGGCCGCAGGCCTCGATCAGGCGGGCGGCGTGATCCCCCGGCGGATTGCGAAACACCGAGCCGCAGGAGGGCAGGCCCACCGGCTGGCTGGCATTGCGGCGGGCCAGCAGGGCCTTCACCCGTTCCAAACTGGCCACGCCATCGCCGGGGCTGAAGCGGAAGCGGGCCGCCGCAAACCACTCTTCCGCCGGGCCCGCCACCGAACGGTAACCGACGGTGAAATCCGCCGGCGTGCGCGTGCGGCGCCGGCCGTGGCGGTCCAGCGTCTCCACCGCCTGCACGATGGACCAGGTCTCGCCGCCAAAGGCCCCGGCGTTCATGGCCAGGGCACCACCCACAGCGCCGGGAATGCCGGCTAAAAATTCCGCCCCCACCAGACCGTGGCGGGCGGCAAAGCGGGCCACTTTGTTGCAGGCCACACCCGCTTCGGCACGCACGCTGCGCCCGTCCAGCAAACTGAGCCCGGCCAGGGCCCCGGCGGTGGCGATGACGGTGCCGGGAAAACCACCGTCCCGCACCAGCAGATTACTGCCCAGACCCAGCCACAAGAGCGGCTCGTCCGCCGGCAGAGCGCGCAAAAACAGCGCCAAATCATCCAGATCCGCCGGCTCGTAGTACTGCCGCGCGGGGCCGCCCACCCGCCAGGTGGTGTGGCCGGCCAGGGGCTCGTCCCGCAGCAGGCGGCCGCGCAGGGCCATGTGCGGCGCGGCCATCACAGCGCACTCTCCCGGAGCTGCTCCGGCAACTTGGCCGCAGCGGCTCCGATATCTCCCGCCCCCAGGGTGAGCAGCACATCGCCGTCTTGCAGCACACCGCCCAGCACCTGGGGCAGTTCCGCCAGGGTCTCCACGAACACGGGATCGAGCTGAGCGCGGGCACGGATGGCCCGCGCCAGGGCACGGCCGTCGGCGCCGGGCAAAGGCGCCTCACCGGCGGGATACACCTCCAGCAGCACCAGGACATCCGCCTCCGACAGCACTCTGGCAAAGTCCTCAAACAGATCACGGGTGCGGCTGTAGCGATGAGGCTGAAAAGCCACCACCAGCCGCCGCTCCGGCCAGCCGCCGCGTAAGGCCCGGAAGGTGGCAGCGATTTCCCGGGGATGGTGGCCGTAGTCGTCCACCAACAGCACCCGGCCCGCGCGGGTCTGGTGCTCGCCGTTCAACTGAAAGCGCCGGCCGATGCCCTGGAACC from Gammaproteobacteria bacterium includes the following:
- a CDS encoding D-alanine--D-alanine ligase, encoding MAADPTVFGKVAVLLGGRSAEREVSLKSGAAVLAALRTRGVDAHGIDAGADLVPQLLAGRFDRAFIVLHGRGGEDGTVQGALETLGLPYTGSGVLGSALAMDKLRCKQIWLAGGLPTPPWRVLGEGFDAAAVAGELGLPMAVKPALEGSSLGTTKVTRTEQLLPAYVAATRFASPVMAEPWIEGEEYTAAVLGREVLPLIRLEPAAPFYDYAAKYERNDTRYHCPAGLPPMQEREFAALCLAAFDAVAASGWGRVDFMVDGAGRPWLLEVNTVPGMTDHSLVPMAAQARGMDFPELVWRILETSV
- the murB gene encoding UDP-N-acetylmuramate dehydrogenase; its protein translation is MAAPHMALRGRLLRDEPLAGHTTWRVGGPARQYYEPADLDDLALFLRALPADEPLLWLGLGSNLLVRDGGFPGTVIATAGALAGLSLLDGRSVRAEAGVACNKVARFAARHGLVGAEFLAGIPGAVGGALAMNAGAFGGETWSIVQAVETLDRHGRRRTRTPADFTVGYRSVAGPAEEWFAAARFRFSPGDGVASLERVKALLARRNASQPVGLPSCGSVFRNPPGDHAARLIEACGLKGHCVGGACVADKHANFIINTGAATAADIEDLIEYVAATVAAREGVALQREVVITGARQGAGDGC